The Cohnella abietis genome has a segment encoding these proteins:
- a CDS encoding PP2C family protein-serine/threonine phosphatase: MAVLIVDDNAMNVMVIQEMLKREGYDDFLIAYSAEEMFELLKTHQEGNGIVATKIDLILLDLMMPTMDGIEACRKLQTYHNYKDIPVIMVTAIGDSRKLAEALDAGAIDFVTKPINKTELLARIRSALKLKRELDWHKERDFRMRQELLLARQVQESVLPDRVEDSDFRINAFFQASEELAGDLYAWHRLDNNRWSIAVIDAMGHGISSSLVSMFIASILKESMRTLWSPQRVFTELNRRLMGLQWENELTHYYCTGIYVTVDLELGKLEYANAGHPSGLLYRVEDPEPEKLTVSSAPLGMFDTLEIVTRTLNLLPGDKLYLFTDGILGPFQGDDEAQMEQLIAFLHQAKDDETSVEQLITCKPIDGRSDDRCLVKAEVMPGGGKRED, translated from the coding sequence ATGGCTGTATTAATCGTGGATGATAATGCTATGAACGTCATGGTTATTCAAGAAATGCTAAAAAGAGAAGGCTACGATGATTTTCTCATAGCCTATTCTGCTGAAGAAATGTTTGAGCTTCTGAAAACTCATCAAGAGGGAAATGGAATTGTAGCTACAAAGATAGATTTGATCCTGTTGGATTTAATGATGCCAACAATGGATGGTATAGAGGCTTGCCGAAAGCTTCAGACTTATCATAACTATAAAGATATACCTGTCATTATGGTTACCGCCATTGGGGATTCTCGTAAGCTTGCAGAAGCATTGGATGCGGGTGCGATAGATTTCGTAACGAAGCCTATTAACAAAACAGAGCTGCTTGCTAGAATTCGTTCCGCTCTTAAGCTAAAGCGCGAGCTGGATTGGCATAAGGAGAGGGATTTTCGAATGCGGCAAGAGCTTCTGCTCGCCCGCCAGGTACAGGAGTCCGTGCTTCCAGATAGGGTGGAGGACTCGGATTTCCGCATTAATGCTTTTTTTCAAGCATCTGAGGAGCTGGCGGGTGATTTGTATGCTTGGCACAGACTAGATAACAACCGCTGGTCTATCGCCGTAATAGATGCTATGGGTCATGGAATATCCTCTTCTTTAGTTAGTATGTTTATTGCTTCCATACTCAAGGAATCCATGCGCACGCTATGGTCACCTCAAAGGGTATTTACAGAGCTTAACCGCAGACTGATGGGGCTTCAGTGGGAAAATGAGCTTACTCATTATTACTGCACCGGCATTTATGTAACTGTGGATTTGGAGCTGGGAAAGCTGGAATATGCCAATGCAGGCCATCCCTCTGGATTGCTTTACCGTGTTGAAGATCCGGAGCCTGAGAAGCTTACGGTTAGCTCCGCTCCACTTGGGATGTTCGACACGCTGGAAATCGTTACTCGCACTCTGAACCTCCTTCCGGGAGACAAGCTTTACTTGTTTACGGATGGTATTCTAGGTCCTTTTCAGGGAGATGACGAGGCCCAGATGGAGCAACTGATTGCATTCCTTCACCAAGCGAAGGATGATGAAACAAGTGTAGAGCAGCTGATTACTTGCAAGCCGATCGATGGTCGTTCTGATGATCGCTGCTTAGTTAAAGCTGAAGTCATGCCTGGAGGTGGGAAGCGTGAAGATTAA
- a CDS encoding DUF948 domain-containing protein, protein MENNDIMTWSVVIAVIAFVILCVFLISLLRTAQRSLVTAQSTMQEVKGTVEGLQGEVNKLAESINVVADDIKGKLQSTDPLFDAVEDVGLLIREVTGTAREATESFTLSMRKQAASKEDSKDPPSWLQWAVIGSQVFRSVEKGWKQQKN, encoded by the coding sequence ATGGAAAACAATGATATTATGACATGGAGCGTAGTCATTGCTGTGATCGCTTTTGTCATTCTTTGCGTATTTCTTATTTCCCTATTGAGAACAGCGCAACGCTCTTTAGTGACAGCGCAATCTACCATGCAGGAAGTAAAGGGAACTGTCGAAGGCTTGCAGGGTGAAGTGAACAAGCTGGCAGAAAGTATTAATGTCGTTGCTGACGATATTAAAGGAAAGCTGCAATCGACAGACCCCTTGTTCGATGCTGTTGAGGATGTCGGCCTATTGATAAGAGAAGTAACAGGTACCGCAAGGGAAGCTACCGAAAGCTTTACTCTTTCAATGAGGAAACAAGCGGCTTCTAAAGAGGACAGTAAAGACCCTCCTTCGTGGCTGCAATGGGCGGTTATAGGATCACAGGTGTTTAGGAGCGTAGAAAAAGGCTGGAAGCAACAAAAAAATTAG
- a CDS encoding DUF1328 domain-containing protein, protein MLYWTFVFLVVAIVAAIFGFGGLVSAAAGIAKILFFIFLILFIVSFFTGRRSKA, encoded by the coding sequence ATGTTATATTGGACTTTTGTTTTTCTAGTTGTCGCTATCGTCGCGGCTATTTTCGGATTCGGTGGTCTGGTAAGCGCCGCTGCGGGCATTGCTAAAATCTTATTTTTCATCTTCTTGATTTTGTTTATTGTTTCTTTCTTCACAGGACGCAGAAGCAAAGCTTAA
- a CDS encoding nucleotidyltransferase family protein, which yields MKALFLAGGLGTRLRPLTEHLPKPMALVGNRPWLEHLLLHYKEQGINEFVIAVKHYSELIESHLGDGSKYGVRIDYSIEKELLGTAGAIKNAEHLLSDRFIVVNADIIHQVNLASALKFHINHGGVATICLTEVEDPSQYGVVEQISNHQITRFIEKPKKEEAPSNRINAGIYIMERRALGFVPSGRSVSIEKETFPLLIENGSGVYGHPIGGYWMDMGTKDRYRQVHWDVLDRRFPVKIDGKEVEGKGIWLGDNVRVGQGVLFIPPVMIGDNVTIGDRAIIGPYVVVGKSSRIGDQARMANSILWDRCKISAGAQLNECIFGSDMEVGPHILHEAVCNRTLEVQR from the coding sequence ATGAAAGCATTATTTCTCGCCGGTGGTTTAGGAACCAGATTGCGCCCCTTAACGGAACATCTTCCGAAGCCAATGGCCCTAGTGGGGAATCGTCCATGGTTAGAGCATTTGCTCTTGCATTACAAGGAGCAAGGTATCAACGAATTCGTTATTGCTGTTAAGCATTACAGCGAGCTAATCGAAAGCCATCTAGGGGATGGCTCCAAGTATGGGGTGCGTATTGACTACTCCATTGAAAAAGAACTCTTAGGCACTGCAGGTGCCATTAAAAATGCTGAACACCTGCTTAGCGATAGATTCATTGTTGTAAATGCAGACATTATTCATCAGGTTAATCTTGCTTCTGCCTTGAAATTTCACATAAATCACGGTGGTGTGGCTACGATCTGCCTAACAGAGGTCGAAGACCCTTCTCAATATGGAGTCGTCGAGCAAATAAGCAATCATCAGATTACCCGATTTATCGAAAAACCAAAAAAAGAAGAAGCACCGTCAAATCGGATCAATGCTGGCATATACATTATGGAAAGGAGAGCACTCGGCTTTGTCCCTTCAGGCAGGTCAGTGTCCATCGAGAAAGAAACATTTCCCCTTCTAATCGAGAACGGGAGCGGTGTGTACGGTCACCCCATCGGCGGATATTGGATGGATATGGGTACTAAAGACCGTTATCGTCAGGTTCATTGGGATGTGCTCGATCGCCGTTTTCCAGTAAAAATCGATGGCAAAGAAGTGGAGGGTAAAGGAATTTGGCTTGGTGACAACGTCCGTGTCGGTCAGGGGGTGCTCTTCATCCCTCCTGTTATGATCGGGGATAACGTGACCATCGGGGATCGCGCTATTATTGGTCCTTATGTAGTTGTTGGAAAAAGTAGCCGCATTGGTGATCAGGCTCGTATGGCGAACTCTATTTTGTGGGATCGATGTAAGATTTCCGCCGGCGCTCAACTGAATGAATGCATTTTTGGATCGGACATGGAGGTCGGTCCTCATATTCTCCACGAAGCTGTTTGCAATCGGACCTTGGAGGTGCAGCGTTAA
- a CDS encoding glycosyltransferase family 4 protein gives MNNRLPQIAYASTYIPKKCGLATYTHHLREAITHAKGNRAIDPVITLCNPDEYSDYQEPWMLPVIKQNVEDYKMIAEAINQSSVEVVSLQHEFGIFGGEAGSHIIEFLRRVKKPVVTTFHTVFEQPVAPYSDVQKQIAHWSDHLLVMNRKGIGYLHDNFGVPLEKITFIPHGTPVPNRANRANVRQQAGWDNRKVLFTFGLLGRSKGIELILRSLATAVQAVPDLLYVIAGQTHPEVRKHEGEAYREELTALITELGLEHHVQWINRYVPEDELVSLIAACDLYVTPYPGMGQITSGTLAYAAGLGRPILSTPYVYAKDLVQGYDEMLLPYGDAEAWSSKIIELFTYPGMLNSWERVMSEIGRSMHWPQVGAQHLRLFQQVITEQRDKIADVG, from the coding sequence ATGAACAATCGTCTTCCTCAGATCGCGTATGCAAGTACTTATATCCCGAAAAAATGTGGTCTTGCTACGTATACTCATCATTTGCGAGAAGCCATCACCCATGCGAAAGGAAATCGGGCGATTGACCCGGTTATTACGCTATGTAATCCAGATGAATATTCGGACTATCAAGAGCCTTGGATGCTTCCCGTAATCAAACAAAACGTGGAAGATTATAAAATGATCGCGGAAGCAATCAATCAGAGCTCGGTGGAAGTCGTGTCCCTACAGCATGAATTTGGCATATTTGGTGGTGAAGCAGGCTCTCATATTATCGAATTTCTGCGCCGTGTTAAAAAACCGGTCGTTACAACCTTCCATACCGTGTTTGAACAACCAGTAGCACCCTACTCTGATGTACAGAAGCAAATTGCACATTGGAGTGACCACTTACTTGTTATGAATCGCAAAGGCATTGGTTATTTACATGATAATTTTGGTGTGCCGCTTGAAAAAATAACATTTATCCCTCATGGCACACCCGTCCCCAATCGAGCTAATCGGGCAAATGTACGCCAACAGGCAGGATGGGATAATCGTAAAGTACTGTTTACTTTCGGACTGCTTGGACGTAGCAAGGGCATTGAGCTTATTCTACGTTCGTTGGCAACAGCTGTTCAGGCTGTACCCGATTTGTTGTATGTCATTGCAGGCCAAACTCATCCGGAGGTTCGTAAGCACGAGGGTGAAGCTTACCGTGAGGAGCTAACTGCCTTGATCACTGAGCTTGGTCTTGAGCATCATGTGCAATGGATTAACCGATACGTACCTGAGGATGAGCTAGTGTCCTTAATTGCAGCCTGCGATTTATATGTCACCCCTTACCCAGGAATGGGTCAAATCACAAGTGGGACATTGGCTTATGCAGCAGGATTAGGCAGACCTATTTTATCTACACCTTATGTTTATGCTAAGGATCTTGTGCAGGGATACGATGAAATGCTGCTTCCCTATGGCGATGCTGAGGCATGGAGCTCTAAGATCATTGAATTGTTTACTTATCCTGGGATGCTGAACTCATGGGAACGAGTCATGTCTGAAATCGGGCGAAGTATGCATTGGCCACAGGTGGGGGCGCAACACCTACGGCTGTTCCAACAAGTCATTACGGAGCAAAGGGACAAAATTGCCGATGTCGGATAA
- a CDS encoding RluA family pseudouridine synthase, with product MSGAGRSRQQGGQKQAGGSERNGRGSRGGPPKKYNERGAAAGRGERGFRAEGPKSRPNERGASAGRGERGFGAEASKRPNERGASAGRGERGFGAEASKKPNERGASAGRGERGFGAEASKKPNERGAVAGRGERGLGAEASKQPNERGPAPKRNGNGGSANRAVRPSEAKGSHSIISMGRIKGEWMEIRLPDHLVGAPMSIISKHLPLPPKLLSKLMHNRGVALQGPSLRLHLFPKEGRDFPSDWMELNILYEDEFTLVVNKPAGIEVHPSEKGQRKTLAHAVAAYYEMSGQDIRIRHIHRIDKDTTGPVLYAKNEFAHYQYDKAMRDKEIERIYIALAEGYIEGNKGKIDKPIGQDRHHSTRRRVSDTGDPAVTHFEVAERLADHTLVRLRLETGRTHQIRVHLSSINHPLAGDGMYGGKRGIMARQALHGERLIWSHPWTGDKQQVHAALPDDFSKAVNKLRRD from the coding sequence ATGAGCGGTGCAGGAAGAAGCAGACAGCAAGGTGGACAAAAGCAAGCAGGCGGTAGTGAAAGAAATGGACGAGGTTCTCGTGGAGGACCACCTAAGAAATATAACGAGCGCGGTGCTGCGGCCGGACGTGGAGAACGTGGGTTTAGAGCAGAAGGACCAAAGAGTAGGCCTAATGAGCGCGGTGCATCGGCCGGAAGAGGGGAACGTGGGTTTGGAGCGGAAGCCTCAAAGCGGCCTAATGAGCGCGGTGCATCGGCCGGAAGAGGGGAACGTGGATTTGGAGCGGAAGCCTCAAAGAAGCCTAATGAGCGTGGTGCGTCTGCTGGAAGAGGGGAACGTGGATTTGGAGCGGAAGCCTCAAAGAAGCCTAATGAGCGTGGTGCAGTTGCCGGAAGAGGGGAACGTGGACTGGGAGCGGAAGCCTCAAAGCAACCTAATGAGCGCGGACCCGCTCCAAAACGGAATGGAAATGGCGGATCAGCGAATCGCGCGGTGCGACCGTCAGAAGCCAAGGGTTCCCATTCTATCATATCTATGGGTAGGATAAAGGGCGAATGGATGGAAATTCGTCTTCCTGATCATTTGGTGGGTGCTCCTATGTCCATCATAAGCAAGCATTTACCGTTACCTCCTAAGCTACTCTCCAAATTAATGCACAATCGTGGAGTGGCATTACAGGGCCCAAGTCTACGCCTTCATTTATTCCCGAAGGAAGGCCGAGATTTTCCATCCGATTGGATGGAGCTTAATATTCTTTACGAGGATGAGTTTACGTTAGTTGTAAACAAGCCTGCAGGTATAGAAGTGCATCCTAGTGAAAAAGGTCAACGCAAGACACTTGCTCATGCAGTTGCCGCTTACTATGAAATGTCAGGTCAGGATATCCGAATTCGTCATATTCATAGAATTGATAAGGATACGACGGGACCTGTTTTATATGCTAAAAATGAGTTTGCCCACTATCAGTATGACAAGGCGATGCGCGATAAAGAGATCGAACGGATCTATATTGCACTTGCAGAAGGATACATCGAGGGCAACAAGGGGAAAATTGACAAGCCTATCGGTCAGGATCGCCATCATTCCACCCGTCGCCGGGTAAGTGATACGGGAGATCCAGCTGTGACCCACTTTGAGGTAGCTGAACGATTGGCAGATCATACTCTCGTCCGTTTGCGACTTGAGACTGGACGTACTCACCAAATTAGGGTTCATCTTTCCTCGATTAATCATCCACTCGCGGGTGACGGAATGTATGGAGGAAAGAGGGGAATTATGGCAAGGCAAGCGCTGCATGGTGAACGACTAATTTGGAGTCATCCATGGACTGGAGATAAGCAACAGGTGCACGCAGCTTTGCCGGATGATTTCAGTAAAGCGGTGAATAAGCTGCGACGGGACTAA
- a CDS encoding tetratricopeptide repeat protein, with amino-acid sequence MRLSKILLFIGLTWLFGDPFIAILVILIILYVLERRFIGLSPSLVRPFRRRNAIAKLKNQIHLSPHDVAAKSELARLLIESKKYDKAREILLGIQTQMDHSAEYWSDRGICDLALGNVDEGEREMQQALLISPRVKYGQPYLRLAETFSKSDPIKAVAYLQEFKNVNSSSCEAYYRLGVVYTGLGNPEEAAKAYRECRELFRSLPRYMKRHERKWALLSFYRNRT; translated from the coding sequence GTGAGGTTGAGTAAGATTTTACTGTTCATAGGATTAACTTGGTTATTTGGTGATCCGTTCATAGCCATTCTAGTTATTCTAATTATTTTATACGTGCTAGAGCGTCGATTTATCGGTTTATCACCGAGTCTTGTACGTCCATTTCGCCGTCGAAATGCGATTGCTAAGTTGAAGAATCAGATACACCTTAGTCCGCATGATGTTGCAGCGAAATCGGAGCTGGCCCGTCTATTAATCGAAAGTAAGAAATACGATAAAGCCCGTGAAATCTTGCTTGGTATCCAGACTCAAATGGACCATTCCGCGGAGTATTGGAGCGACAGAGGTATTTGCGATCTTGCCCTTGGAAATGTGGACGAAGGGGAAAGAGAAATGCAGCAGGCACTTTTAATAAGTCCGAGAGTTAAATATGGACAGCCCTATTTGCGCCTTGCAGAAACATTTTCCAAATCGGATCCTATAAAGGCGGTTGCTTATTTACAGGAATTCAAGAATGTTAACTCATCGTCCTGTGAAGCCTACTATCGGCTAGGGGTTGTATACACGGGCTTAGGAAATCCTGAAGAGGCTGCTAAGGCCTACAGGGAGTGTCGTGAATTATTCCGGTCATTGCCACGATATATGAAACGGCATGAACGCAAATGGGCGCTTCTCAGCTTCTACCGCAATCGAACCTAG
- the hrpB gene encoding ATP-dependent helicase HrpB, protein MVLMPIDSVIPDLKQALLDNRNTVLTAAPGAGKTTRVPLALLNEPWLNGQKIIMLEPRRLAARSSAKYMASTLGEAVGGTIGYRVKMDTKVGPLTRIEVVTEGVLTRMLQADPSLEGIGLVIFDEFHERSLQADLGLALCLQCQDLLRDDLKMLVMSATLEAEPVAELLGGVPVISSVGRSYPVETIYRPKPSGSGYMTDGVAQVIIEALRAHEGDVLVFLPGIGEIRSVESKLRASLRDASIRIFALHGGLSAEAQDEVLAPVASGQRKIVLATSVAETSLTVEGITVVIDSGLMRVSRFSPRTGMSRLETITVSVASADQRRGRAGRLMPGTCYRLWSQEEEQSLSSRSAPEIMEADLAPLLLELYMWGVKDAAQLAWLDNPPAPALQQARDLLVQLGALDKDGQFITPHGRQMAEFGKHPRIAHMLLRAIPIGFGSLASELAVLLEARDIIRFEGKAPTSDLRVRLEALRGRGGYATDEGARRRLVEEVKLLQREHGIKGAADPEGTDCGLLLAFAYPDRIGRRRDNGKYLLSGGRGAEFASGQALAHEQWIVVADVDDMGSDSRIRLAAPISMEQIATHLQDEMNEETQIYWDSESKSVRGRSRKRLGALQLGEKPLSRPPANLVLQALLEGIRTEGLELLPWTKAARQLQERTVFVRHHDNAWPDLSDLALLNSLEQWLAGYIDGMKGRSDLQRLNLKDILESMLSWEQRRELENSAPTHWTVPSGSRIPIDYSDINAPLVAVRLQELFGLPETPRIAGGRVPLTLHLLSPAQRPVQVTRDLASFWSHTYFEVRKDLKGRYPKHYWPDNPLEAEATRRAKPFRT, encoded by the coding sequence ATGGTTCTGATGCCTATTGATTCGGTAATACCTGATTTGAAGCAAGCGTTGTTAGATAATCGCAACACTGTTCTGACAGCGGCTCCTGGTGCAGGGAAGACGACACGTGTGCCCTTAGCGTTACTAAATGAGCCATGGCTTAATGGACAGAAAATCATCATGCTAGAGCCCCGTCGCCTGGCTGCTCGCAGCTCGGCTAAGTATATGGCCAGCACGCTTGGTGAAGCTGTTGGTGGAACGATTGGTTACAGAGTGAAGATGGATACGAAAGTGGGGCCACTTACTCGTATTGAGGTTGTGACGGAAGGTGTCCTAACAAGAATGCTACAGGCCGATCCCTCGTTGGAAGGGATCGGTCTTGTTATCTTTGACGAATTTCATGAGCGGAGCCTTCAAGCGGATTTGGGGCTGGCGCTTTGTTTGCAATGCCAGGATTTGCTTCGGGATGACTTGAAGATGCTCGTCATGAGCGCAACATTAGAGGCGGAGCCTGTTGCAGAATTGCTTGGAGGCGTACCTGTCATAAGCAGTGTGGGACGGAGCTATCCGGTAGAGACGATCTATCGTCCCAAGCCTTCTGGCAGCGGCTATATGACTGATGGGGTGGCACAGGTAATCATTGAAGCGCTTCGGGCTCATGAGGGGGATGTGCTCGTCTTCTTGCCAGGTATCGGTGAAATACGTTCAGTTGAATCTAAGCTAAGAGCCAGTCTACGGGATGCTTCTATTCGAATATTCGCTCTGCATGGCGGTTTAAGCGCAGAGGCGCAGGATGAGGTTCTGGCTCCTGTAGCTTCCGGACAACGTAAAATAGTGCTAGCAACCTCCGTGGCAGAAACCAGCTTAACGGTTGAAGGTATTACTGTCGTTATTGATAGCGGATTAATGAGAGTCTCCCGATTTTCACCACGTACGGGGATGTCCCGTTTGGAGACGATAACGGTATCTGTCGCATCGGCTGACCAGCGCCGTGGACGCGCAGGACGGCTCATGCCTGGCACATGCTATCGGCTGTGGAGCCAAGAGGAGGAGCAAAGCTTATCCTCGCGTAGCGCTCCAGAAATCATGGAGGCAGACCTGGCCCCACTATTATTAGAATTATATATGTGGGGTGTGAAGGATGCTGCTCAACTGGCTTGGCTAGACAACCCACCTGCTCCAGCCTTGCAGCAAGCTCGCGACCTGCTTGTGCAGCTGGGAGCATTAGATAAGGATGGACAATTCATTACTCCGCATGGGAGACAAATGGCTGAATTCGGGAAGCACCCTCGAATTGCTCATATGCTATTAAGAGCAATCCCTATTGGATTCGGTAGCTTAGCTAGTGAGCTTGCCGTATTGCTGGAGGCTAGAGATATTATTCGCTTTGAAGGTAAAGCTCCTACTTCTGATTTAAGGGTAAGGTTGGAGGCTCTTAGAGGCAGAGGAGGCTACGCAACAGATGAGGGAGCCCGCAGGAGACTCGTGGAGGAAGTTAAGCTGTTGCAGCGCGAGCATGGAATAAAAGGGGCAGCAGATCCAGAGGGAACAGACTGTGGACTCTTACTAGCTTTTGCCTATCCGGATCGAATTGGACGCAGGAGGGACAATGGTAAGTATTTGCTAAGCGGGGGAAGAGGAGCGGAGTTCGCAAGTGGGCAAGCATTAGCCCATGAGCAATGGATTGTCGTCGCTGATGTAGACGATATGGGATCGGATAGTCGAATCCGTCTCGCTGCTCCCATTTCTATGGAGCAAATTGCTACGCATCTGCAGGATGAGATGAACGAGGAAACGCAAATTTATTGGGATAGCGAATCCAAATCAGTTCGTGGCCGAAGCCGCAAAAGGCTGGGAGCTTTGCAGCTTGGGGAGAAGCCTTTAAGTCGCCCTCCAGCAAATCTTGTGCTCCAAGCACTTCTTGAGGGTATCAGAACGGAAGGCCTGGAGCTGCTGCCTTGGACTAAAGCGGCTCGACAGCTACAGGAGAGAACAGTATTTGTCCGTCATCATGATAATGCTTGGCCGGACTTGTCGGATCTAGCTCTGCTGAATTCATTGGAACAATGGTTGGCGGGATATATAGATGGAATGAAGGGTCGATCCGATTTACAGCGATTGAATCTTAAGGACATCTTAGAGTCCATGTTATCGTGGGAGCAGCGGAGAGAGCTTGAAAATAGTGCGCCGACTCACTGGACTGTACCAAGCGGATCACGCATCCCAATTGATTATAGCGATATTAATGCCCCTCTTGTCGCTGTTCGTCTGCAGGAGCTCTTCGGCTTGCCAGAAACGCCGCGCATCGCCGGTGGGCGAGTGCCATTAACACTGCACCTGTTGTCGCCAGCACAGCGTCCTGTGCAAGTGACAAGAGATCTTGCTAGCTTCTGGAGTCATACTTATTTTGAGGTCAGGAAGGACTTAAAGGGACGTTACCCTAAGCACTATTGGCCTGATAATCCGCTTGAAGCAGAGGCAACCCGAAGGGCAAAGCCATTCAGAACTTAG
- the mglC gene encoding galactose/methyl galactoside ABC transporter permease MglC gives MNVSVKRVNAFLTDYAIYVVLAVLIIGITLTNPSFLSLSTLTNILHQNSTKAIIALGAAFVLITGGVDLSAGRVVGLSAVVSASMVQLSNYPQKFFPHLGEVWVIFPVLLAILAGLIVGLINGLIISKLHVPPFITTLGTMVIVLGVNSLYFDMPPNNSQPIGGLRESFTKWGSGTIEIGAFSLPYLVIIAIVVAIICWVIFNKTRLGKNMYAIGGNVQAAHVSGINVSRNLLWIYSIAGGLYGLAGVLEAAKSGGASNGYGNMYELDAIAACVVGGVSTTGGIGTVPGVMAGVMIFGVINYGLTYIGVNPNWQLIIKGLIIVSAVAFDVRKYLAKK, from the coding sequence ATGAATGTTTCTGTAAAAAGAGTAAATGCTTTTCTGACGGATTACGCAATCTATGTCGTGCTCGCTGTTCTAATCATAGGCATAACCTTAACTAATCCCTCCTTCTTATCTCTAAGCACCTTAACAAATATCCTTCATCAGAACTCTACCAAAGCGATTATAGCGCTCGGAGCAGCTTTCGTACTGATTACGGGGGGAGTAGATCTTTCAGCTGGTCGTGTTGTTGGATTATCTGCTGTTGTTTCAGCTTCGATGGTGCAATTATCTAACTATCCGCAGAAATTTTTCCCTCATCTCGGTGAGGTTTGGGTCATTTTCCCTGTCCTATTAGCCATTCTCGCAGGACTCATTGTTGGCCTAATCAATGGATTAATTATTTCAAAGCTGCACGTGCCTCCGTTTATTACTACGCTCGGTACAATGGTAATCGTTCTAGGGGTCAACTCATTGTACTTCGACATGCCCCCAAACAACTCTCAACCGATTGGCGGGCTTCGTGAAAGCTTCACCAAATGGGGCTCGGGAACAATTGAGATTGGTGCGTTTAGCTTACCTTATCTCGTTATCATTGCAATTGTTGTGGCGATTATATGCTGGGTCATCTTTAACAAAACAAGACTCGGCAAGAACATGTATGCCATTGGGGGTAATGTTCAAGCGGCTCATGTCTCGGGTATAAATGTCAGTCGCAATCTCCTGTGGATCTATAGTATTGCGGGAGGGTTATACGGGCTAGCGGGTGTACTGGAAGCAGCTAAATCAGGCGGGGCTTCGAACGGTTACGGCAATATGTATGAGCTAGATGCCATCGCGGCTTGTGTTGTTGGTGGAGTATCAACGACTGGCGGTATCGGAACGGTGCCTGGTGTTATGGCGGGCGTTATGATCTTCGGCGTCATCAACTATGGTTTGACTTATATTGGGGTTAACCCAAATTGGCAGCTCATTATTAAAGGCTTAATAATCGTGTCAGCGGTAGCATTCGATGTTCGTAAATATTTGGCGAAGAAATAG